The following coding sequences lie in one Methanobrevibacter millerae genomic window:
- a CDS encoding bile acid:sodium symporter family protein: protein MKRVFKFIEKYYFIIVLLAVVISLFYPNSFKWVLSNYNGINVLNLLLSIILFTMGTTLKADDFVNVFKNPKEISVGILAQYLIMPIIALVLAKAFSLNDALTVGIILVGTVPGGTASDVITFLSKGDVALSVSLTAVSTVISPLLTPVITLLLIGNQINFNPVDMFISILEIVIIPIILGLALNYKFPEFCEELKDYLPAVSSIVICLIVAGVIGANKQAILSSSAVIMFVIILQYFIAMILGFAVGYLAGMERKQIITVAIELSFQNSGLSTGLAKNHFPNLAQATVPGALYSVWQNFAGSILAYVFRRLV from the coding sequence ATGAAAAGGGTTTTTAAATTCATTGAAAAATATTATTTCATAATAGTATTGCTTGCCGTTGTCATTTCATTATTCTATCCGAATTCGTTCAAATGGGTTTTAAGCAATTATAACGGCATTAATGTATTGAATCTGTTATTGAGTATCATTCTTTTTACAATGGGAACTACATTAAAGGCTGATGACTTTGTCAATGTGTTTAAAAATCCCAAAGAGATTTCCGTTGGAATTTTGGCGCAGTATCTCATAATGCCGATTATAGCGCTTGTTCTTGCAAAGGCCTTTTCATTAAACGATGCACTGACTGTCGGCATCATTCTGGTTGGAACCGTTCCCGGAGGCACGGCGTCTGACGTTATAACGTTTCTTTCCAAGGGGGACGTGGCATTGTCCGTTTCACTGACGGCCGTTTCCACCGTGATTTCGCCGCTTTTAACTCCTGTGATTACCTTACTGTTAATAGGCAATCAGATTAATTTCAATCCGGTTGACATGTTCATTTCCATCCTTGAGATTGTCATCATACCGATCATTTTAGGTTTGGCGCTGAATTACAAATTCCCTGAATTTTGCGAAGAGCTTAAGGATTATCTGCCTGCAGTATCTTCAATCGTGATCTGTCTGATTGTTGCCGGAGTAATCGGGGCCAATAAACAGGCAATTTTATCTTCATCTGCAGTCATAATGTTTGTTATTATTCTGCAGTATTTCATTGCAATGATTTTGGGATTCGCTGTCGGCTATTTGGCCGGAATGGAGCGAAAGCAGATCATTACAGTTGCCATTGAACTTTCGTTTCAAAATTCCGGTTTGTCCACGGGCCTTGCAAAGAACCACTTTCCGAACCTGGCTCAGGCGACGGTTCCCGGAGCCCTCTATTCCGTCTGGCAGAATTTTGCAGGCTCGATTCTTGCATATGTTTTCAGAAGGCTTGTCTGA
- a CDS encoding Ig-like domain-containing protein, whose protein sequence is VSNSNITGTYINNTASNAIIQFSYDEDLDAYITNAIFLNNNCTYEIYAPTPGVVVKDSWFGNNASNYMNKPNINNNITIDNWLFLNATADLTSILVFDSSDVLFKLYSTNGTYIYEYENSKLPVVNLTLTATNGEVSNSTTLDKSAEYRATKVGQGSVTASVENAEYTIFFDNNKRSVDLSVKIEPQEISYGENTSVILDYNSTATGKVNITLTGKKYNKTFENLDLNKTIQLPDNILPDEYEVTVSYSGGDVFLNSSATGALTVNKLKSDIKVKSHDIYVNDTKGVMFTVTLPENATGNLTISNGEMLNVSQIGIKDNGYLIVNITNSAYSVGQYNWTFTYSGDDIYENSEAKATANILIIPTEIIANTTSSLFVDDTAQITYNLTPCDAVGIIKFTSNDTSVVEVDQDGNIKAIGEGKAIITVTFEGSKNYTASSTNVTLTVSKIATEITLTNVTIELKAYQRIGDLAALFPSEAGNLKYVSNNEDIVLVSDDGIIYARKNGTATVTVSFAGDDKYKAAESKNITVTVTLNDASVSVENDTIDLYVDDTCIINATANPRFLAVYYASSNESVASVTEYGNVKAVGEGTAIITLTVGNGETYAVNSTNVTVTVSKISTEIIIENETLDLKVNDKVDSGVSLNPSEAGNLTYIISNSSIIKLLDNQIIALSEGTATITYSFNGTDRYAAADNKTITVAVSLNDASVSVNNATLELFVGDNFTIVADTLPAGLNVTFVQDDSGVYLVDENGLVTALKNGTGNILVKVGGDGVYAENSTEIAVTVSKVPTVINVDSASLDLFVGGDTVIVANLTPDDAGNVTFTSSDDSIVIVDDQGNVIADAKGTAIITVSFAGDNKYAAAESKNITVNVSLNDGSVTVENDTLDLEIGETYKINATKNPDTILLDISYSSSNSSVASVDENGTVTAVGEGTAVITVEVGDGEIYAKNSTNVTVNVKDKTINVSAPDVEKYYGGNESFVVTVTDSRGNPLANKSVEITLNGAEYNRTTDADGMASIALNLNSGVYNVTATVDNVGVNSTITVKSTVNGNDLVKVFRNATQFYADFKDSEGNYLAKGTMVSFNINGVFYNRTVEENGRAKLNINLEQGNYIITSMNTVTGENAANNVTVIARLVENSDLVKYYRNASQYTVKVIGDDGKPVGAGETVSFNVNGVLYNRTTDESGIATLNINLHPGDYIITAEYKDCRVSNNITVLPVLNATDLTKKYGTSDQFVVNLVNGTGAPYAEQIVSFNINGVFYKGVTDSAGQAKLNINLMPGEYIITSSYNGTNIANKVTVRS, encoded by the coding sequence ATGTTTCAAATTCAAACATTACCGGAACATATATTAACAACACTGCATCAAATGCAATAATCCAATTCAGTTACGATGAGGATTTGGATGCTTATATTACAAATGCAATTTTCTTAAACAACAATTGCACATATGAAATTTATGCCCCTACCCCTGGTGTTGTGGTAAAAGATAGCTGGTTTGGAAATAATGCAAGCAATTATATGAATAAACCAAATATTAATAATAATATTACAATAGATAACTGGCTGTTTTTAAATGCTACAGCAGATCTTACTTCAATTTTAGTTTTCGATTCATCAGATGTCCTATTCAAATTATACTCAACAAACGGTACATATATTTATGAATATGAGAACAGCAAATTACCTGTTGTTAATTTAACGTTAACTGCAACTAATGGTGAGGTTTCAAACAGCACTACATTAGATAAATCCGCTGAATATAGAGCAACCAAAGTTGGTCAAGGCAGCGTAACTGCAAGTGTGGAGAATGCTGAATATACAATCTTTTTTGATAACAATAAAAGGAGTGTTGATTTGTCTGTTAAAATTGAGCCTCAAGAGATTAGTTATGGTGAAAACACTTCAGTCATTCTTGATTACAACAGTACTGCAACAGGAAAAGTCAATATTACTTTAACAGGTAAAAAGTACAATAAAACATTTGAAAATCTTGATTTGAATAAAACAATTCAGCTTCCAGATAATATTCTGCCGGATGAATACGAAGTCACTGTCTCATATTCCGGTGGTGATGTATTTTTAAATTCATCCGCTACTGGAGCTTTAACTGTTAATAAGCTCAAATCAGATATTAAAGTAAAATCCCATGATATTTATGTCAATGATACAAAAGGCGTAATGTTTACTGTTACTTTACCGGAAAATGCAACGGGCAACTTAACCATTAGCAATGGTGAAATGTTGAATGTATCACAAATCGGCATAAAAGACAATGGATATTTAATCGTGAATATAACGAACAGTGCTTATTCTGTTGGCCAATACAACTGGACATTCACCTATTCAGGTGACGACATTTATGAAAACTCTGAAGCTAAGGCTACGGCCAATATCTTAATTATTCCGACTGAAATCATTGCAAATACCACTTCCAGTTTATTTGTTGATGATACAGCACAGATTACTTATAATTTAACACCATGTGATGCGGTTGGCATTATTAAATTCACAAGCAATGATACAAGCGTAGTTGAAGTTGATCAAGACGGAAACATCAAAGCAATTGGTGAAGGAAAGGCCATTATTACAGTAACATTTGAAGGCAGCAAAAACTACACTGCATCAAGCACAAATGTAACCTTAACTGTTAGCAAAATTGCTACCGAAATTACTCTGACAAATGTGACTATTGAATTGAAAGCATATCAACGTATTGGTGATTTAGCGGCATTATTCCCTTCAGAGGCTGGAAATCTTAAATACGTATCAAATAATGAAGATATTGTCCTGGTATCAGATGACGGCATTATCTATGCTCGCAAAAATGGTACTGCCACAGTTACTGTTTCATTTGCAGGTGACGATAAGTACAAGGCGGCCGAAAGCAAAAACATAACGGTTACTGTAACATTGAATGATGCGAGCGTCAGCGTTGAAAACGACACGATAGATTTATATGTTGATGATACTTGTATTATTAACGCTACAGCCAATCCACGTTTCCTGGCTGTTTACTATGCCTCAAGCAATGAATCCGTTGCTAGTGTTACTGAATACGGCAATGTGAAAGCCGTAGGCGAAGGTACAGCCATTATTACATTAACTGTAGGTAACGGTGAAACCTATGCCGTAAATTCTACAAATGTGACCGTTACTGTAAGCAAAATATCTACTGAAATTATTATTGAAAATGAAACTCTTGATTTGAAGGTTAATGATAAAGTTGATAGTGGTGTTAGTTTAAATCCTTCAGAGGCAGGTAATTTAACTTATATAATAAGTAATTCTTCCATTATTAAATTATTGGATAATCAGATTATCGCTTTAAGTGAAGGCACAGCCACCATTACCTATTCATTCAATGGCACTGACAGGTATGCTGCGGCTGATAATAAAACTATCACAGTCGCTGTCAGCTTGAATGATGCCAGTGTCAGCGTTAATAATGCTACTTTGGAGTTATTTGTTGGTGATAATTTCACTATTGTTGCCGATACTCTTCCTGCCGGTTTGAATGTTACTTTTGTTCAGGATGATTCCGGTGTTTACCTTGTTGATGAAAATGGCTTAGTTACCGCTTTGAAAAACGGTACTGGCAATATTCTTGTTAAAGTCGGCGGTGATGGTGTTTATGCTGAGAATTCAACTGAAATAGCCGTTACTGTAAGCAAGGTTCCTACTGTAATCAATGTCGATTCTGCTTCATTGGACTTGTTTGTTGGTGGTGATACTGTTATTGTTGCTAATCTGACTCCTGATGATGCAGGCAATGTTACTTTCACATCCAGTGATGATTCTATTGTTATTGTTGATGATCAGGGCAATGTCATTGCTGATGCTAAAGGCACTGCAATTATTACTGTCAGTTTTGCCGGGGACAATAAATATGCCGCTGCTGAAAGTAAAAATATCACTGTTAATGTCAGCTTGAATGACGGCAGCGTTACTGTTGAAAACGATACTTTGGACTTGGAAATCGGTGAAACCTATAAAATTAACGCTACCAAAAATCCGGATACGATATTGCTTGATATTTCATATTCGTCCAGCAACAGCTCTGTTGCCAGTGTAGATGAAAACGGTACGGTTACCGCAGTCGGTGAAGGCACTGCAGTCATTACGGTTGAAGTCGGTGACGGCGAAATCTATGCTAAAAACTCAACAAACGTTACGGTAAACGTTAAAGACAAAACTATAAACGTCTCCGCTCCGGATGTTGAAAAATACTATGGTGGAAATGAAAGCTTTGTTGTAACTGTGACGGATTCACGTGGTAATCCTTTGGCAAACAAAAGTGTTGAAATCACTTTAAACGGTGCTGAATACAACAGAACCACTGATGCAGACGGTATGGCAAGCATTGCACTTAACTTAAACAGCGGCGTCTACAATGTTACCGCAACTGTGGATAACGTTGGCGTTAACTCCACTATAACCGTCAAGTCAACGGTCAATGGAAATGATCTTGTAAAAGTATTCAGAAACGCTACTCAGTTTTATGCTGATTTTAAGGACAGTGAGGGTAATTACCTTGCCAAAGGAACCATGGTTTCATTCAACATCAATGGTGTCTTCTATAACCGTACGGTTGAGGAAAACGGCCGTGCAAAGCTCAACATCAACCTAGAACAAGGAAACTATATAATCACTTCCATGAACACGGTTACCGGCGAGAATGCGGCAAACAACGTCACTGTCATTGCAAGGCTCGTTGAAAACAGTGACCTGGTAAAATACTACAGAAATGCATCCCAGTACACTGTTAAAGTCATTGGTGATGACGGAAAACCGGTTGGTGCAGGCGAAACGGTATCATTCAACGTTAATGGAGTACTGTACAACCGCACAACTGATGAATCCGGAATAGCTACGCTCAACATTAACCTGCATCCGGGCGACTACATCATTACCGCCGAGTATAAGGACTGCAGGGTATCCAACAACATTACTGTTCTTCCGGTATTGAATGCCACTGACTTGACTAAAAAGTACGGTACTTCTGATCAGTTTGTTGTAAATCTGGTTAACGGCACGGGCGCTCCTTACGCCGAGCAGATTGTGTCTTTCAACATAAACGGTGTCTTTTACAAGGGGGTAACTGACAGTGCAGGTCAGGCCAAGTTAAATATTAACCTTATGCCTGGCGAGTACATCATTACCTCAAGCTACAACGGAACAAACATAGCAAATAAAGTTACCGTTAGAAGTTAG
- a CDS encoding C1 family peptidase, translated as MSASSATEDVNQTSGCDLLSTGLSDDAIGASNDLDVLCAGSGTYSELSNEIANLSSAKSIMLKYDYYEYDSGDTISIAVADSVIDGNGAVIDMAGSNIQAFNVSASGVTIKNLTIKNVNYDGGGGAVCFVGSGTVANCNFTDNKAYNGGAILFNGQGNVENCSFTGNEAIFSFDNIDILYYFGGGAMFVEGGSMTLKNCNFTGNSADMGAAIATYQVNSITVENCNFNENNAEMIGIVLIDGDSVNIVKSNFTNNRAMAQSALSISIARNSSVDGCRFEYNAASSIMGSLWVTGNTIINNTFFIGNRAKEYGALYHGHDTYASQTSVLNCCFINNTADKGSAICGLDNLSVINSTFENNNGNDRILIFEEKNIYSYLSKNKITGDSRIIIDSLDYVASPITAVIAGNSTYDVSFGEEKVVPVSLTDDMGNAVQVNQLTLLINNEKKSLKTSFNSDTSENEAAVVFTQVGENIVSITCEVDNEFLNTSTSVYNVKENYSISTFSQLAKLIDEASGNSVTLDYDYMHLSNETDYIEGIVIDKDNFTINGNGHVINSNLEARIFNISANNVTLINITFKNAIADNGAAVYARGDLTIVDCEFENNTANKMGGAVFADNVNVVDSIFKDNRAGANGGAVKANCILIEKSSFEKNRASRGGAVYGDENVNATDSTFKSNFGIYGAAIGGENALIENATIIDNGGDSGSAVFITGSVKISGSDFSNNYAAGALWAADIEIFNSTFNNNSGKSNIVNAKRDLKIIGSHFMNSHFSYFGAIRAGGNCIIENSTFNSSSAKNGGAIYLVNENGDDLILRIESSEFINCTCEDGGGALYCDSYDVYLSNVSIIDCHGVMGGAVNQRSGNLTLINSRITANGAGYGGGLYLNNVSLAMVNTVFKDNCAEIFGGAIYLICDSPSIDEINTTYENNRAKICNDTAIILYRIPDNVIITGKDYAFFTGNYSDVTDLPEYYNLNDYNQTTSVKNQGNEGNCWAFAVIGALESDILKGNGTVFDFSENHMKNIESNTSPFGWKYDPNCGGDNFMGLGYLSGWFGPVPEELDPYFDSSTFSPLLDSVIHVQNAINVFKGNSTDYREIKEVIMKYGGIVAAIHVNITDNETHSQYSTKSVMNHAIVVVGWNDSFVVPYAPGLGAWIAKNSWGPEWGDNGYFYISYYDKSIFLNEFLRSFAVVFNSSVRFERNYQYDLGFTNFLHNGTSSARYRNVFNASDNELLAGVSTYFEKDSNWELDIYVNDALKLTQEGYSKSGYWTIELSDMISLKPGDKFEVMFEITGEDVGVPISNTESFARKYYANNVSFISFDGESWIDLSNYTWQSPTSSITTQVACIKAFTILTPLNTTLSLAAGDDGVTAHVADQYGHDLMSGKVVFNISGEVIEADVAQDVCLAPGEYYIEAAYAGDCNYGPSKSDGIFVISKRSFAANVTQNASLVSVEVPEDATGNISLSVCDETLVSPIENGTASFDLSGIPSGDYNATVSYGGDDFYCGFEIVCPLSIEDEFVLTADDLTKYYGGPERFAASLTDREGKAVSNASITISLNGVDYIRLSDENGSVSMAVNLNSGEYPVVVSYNGTSVNATITVLAGVNGTDVVKVFRNATQYCATFRDSEGNYLKEGTAVRFNINGVMYDRKVSGNCGMARLNINLEQGEYVITAINPATGENSANNITVLSRLVENADIVKYYRNATQYTVLVIGDDGKPVGAGVTVKFNINGVFYGRVTDESGIAKLNINLQPGDYIITAEYGGCMVSNYIIVLPVLSADNLIKKQGTPDQFVAALVDGTGAPYPGQSVTFNINGVLYNRVTDSSGLAKLNINLMSGEYIITSSYSGTNIVNKITVTS; from the coding sequence ATGTCTGCCTCATCGGCAACTGAAGACGTTAATCAAACGTCAGGATGTGATTTATTGTCAACAGGCCTATCTGATGATGCGATAGGCGCGTCAAATGATTTGGATGTATTATGTGCTGGTTCAGGTACATATTCAGAGCTTTCAAATGAGATTGCTAATTTGAGTTCTGCTAAAAGCATCATGTTAAAATATGATTATTATGAATATGATTCGGGAGATACCATTTCCATCGCTGTTGCCGACAGCGTCATTGACGGTAACGGTGCGGTAATCGACATGGCCGGATCGAATATTCAAGCTTTCAATGTAAGCGCTTCCGGAGTGACAATCAAAAATCTGACAATCAAAAATGTTAACTATGATGGCGGAGGCGGTGCAGTTTGCTTTGTCGGTTCGGGTACTGTAGCAAATTGCAATTTCACTGATAACAAGGCATACAATGGAGGGGCAATTCTCTTTAATGGCCAAGGCAATGTGGAAAATTGCAGTTTCACAGGCAATGAGGCAATCTTTAGTTTTGACAATATCGATATCTTATATTATTTTGGCGGAGGAGCAATGTTTGTTGAAGGAGGCAGCATGACTTTGAAAAATTGCAATTTCACAGGCAATTCCGCCGATATGGGGGCCGCAATTGCCACTTATCAGGTGAACTCCATTACGGTTGAAAACTGCAACTTCAATGAAAACAATGCTGAAATGATTGGAATAGTGCTGATAGATGGGGATTCAGTTAATATTGTCAAATCCAATTTCACAAATAACCGTGCAATGGCTCAATCAGCACTGAGCATATCCATTGCCCGCAATTCATCCGTTGACGGGTGCAGATTTGAATATAATGCGGCATCCAGTATCATGGGATCATTATGGGTTACCGGAAACACAATTATTAATAATACTTTTTTCATTGGAAATAGGGCGAAGGAATATGGTGCGCTCTATCATGGCCATGACACCTATGCCAGCCAGACAAGCGTATTGAATTGCTGTTTCATCAACAATACTGCCGATAAGGGAAGCGCAATCTGCGGCTTGGATAATCTGTCTGTCATTAACTCGACGTTTGAAAATAATAATGGAAATGACCGCATATTGATTTTTGAAGAAAAAAATATCTATTCCTATTTATCAAAAAATAAAATCACCGGAGATTCACGGATAATAATTGACAGTCTGGATTATGTCGCATCCCCGATAACTGCAGTCATAGCAGGGAATTCGACTTATGACGTCTCGTTCGGTGAGGAAAAAGTGGTGCCTGTGAGCTTAACCGACGATATGGGAAATGCCGTTCAGGTCAATCAACTGACATTGCTCATAAACAATGAGAAAAAATCATTGAAAACCTCTTTCAATTCCGATACCTCGGAAAATGAGGCAGCGGTGGTGTTTACCCAAGTTGGCGAAAACATTGTAAGCATTACATGCGAGGTGGATAATGAATTTCTAAACACAAGCACGTCCGTTTATAATGTGAAGGAAAATTATTCGATATCTACATTTTCGCAACTTGCAAAGCTAATCGATGAGGCTTCAGGCAATTCAGTAACGCTTGATTATGATTATATGCACCTTTCCAATGAAACTGATTATATTGAAGGCATTGTGATTGATAAGGACAATTTCACAATCAACGGAAACGGACACGTCATCAATTCCAACCTTGAGGCAAGGATATTTAATATTTCGGCAAACAACGTCACATTAATCAATATCACTTTCAAAAACGCCATTGCAGACAACGGCGCAGCAGTCTATGCTCGCGGCGATTTGACAATAGTCGATTGTGAATTTGAAAACAATACGGCCAATAAGATGGGCGGAGCTGTCTTTGCAGACAATGTTAATGTAGTTGATTCCATTTTTAAGGATAATCGTGCCGGAGCAAACGGCGGAGCGGTTAAAGCAAACTGCATCCTCATTGAAAAATCATCGTTTGAAAAAAACAGGGCTTCACGCGGAGGAGCGGTTTACGGTGACGAAAACGTTAATGCGACCGATTCCACATTCAAATCCAATTTTGGAATTTACGGCGCAGCAATAGGGGGTGAAAACGCCTTAATTGAAAACGCAACAATCATTGACAATGGGGGAGATAGCGGTTCGGCGGTATTTATCACCGGCAGCGTTAAAATAAGCGGTTCCGATTTTTCAAACAATTATGCTGCAGGCGCGCTCTGGGCGGCAGACATTGAAATATTCAACTCCACATTCAACAACAATTCCGGAAAATCCAATATTGTAAATGCAAAACGGGACCTTAAAATCATCGGTTCACATTTCATGAACAGTCATTTTTCCTATTTCGGAGCGATACGGGCTGGCGGAAACTGCATTATTGAAAACTCCACATTCAATTCAAGCAGTGCGAAAAATGGGGGAGCAATATATTTGGTTAATGAAAATGGCGATGATTTGATTTTAAGAATCGAATCAAGCGAATTTATTAATTGCACTTGCGAAGATGGAGGCGGCGCATTATACTGCGATTCATATGACGTTTATCTAAGCAATGTAAGCATAATCGACTGCCATGGCGTTATGGGCGGAGCAGTCAATCAGCGTTCAGGCAATTTGACACTGATAAACTCCAGGATAACTGCCAATGGCGCAGGCTATGGCGGAGGCCTTTATTTAAATAATGTCTCATTGGCAATGGTGAACACAGTCTTTAAAGACAATTGCGCTGAAATTTTTGGCGGTGCAATCTATCTGATTTGCGATTCTCCTTCGATAGATGAGATAAACACTACCTATGAAAACAACAGGGCTAAAATATGCAATGACACGGCAATCATTCTCTATAGAATTCCCGATAACGTTATAATCACAGGCAAGGATTATGCATTTTTCACAGGCAATTATTCAGACGTCACAGATTTGCCGGAATATTACAATCTGAATGATTACAACCAGACAACTTCCGTTAAAAACCAGGGAAATGAAGGAAACTGCTGGGCTTTTGCAGTAATCGGAGCATTGGAATCAGACATTCTGAAAGGCAACGGAACCGTATTTGACTTTTCTGAAAATCACATGAAAAACATAGAATCCAATACCTCTCCTTTCGGATGGAAGTATGATCCGAATTGCGGAGGGGATAATTTCATGGGATTGGGTTATCTTTCGGGCTGGTTCGGTCCGGTTCCCGAGGAGCTTGATCCTTATTTTGACAGCAGCACTTTTTCACCGCTTTTGGATAGCGTTATCCATGTTCAAAATGCAATAAATGTTTTCAAAGGAAATTCCACAGATTATCGCGAAATTAAGGAAGTCATAATGAAATATGGAGGAATCGTCGCAGCCATTCACGTGAACATTACGGATAATGAAACGCACTCCCAATACTCTACAAAATCTGTCATGAACCATGCAATTGTTGTCGTGGGCTGGAATGACAGCTTTGTGGTTCCGTACGCTCCAGGACTCGGCGCATGGATTGCGAAAAACAGCTGGGGGCCTGAATGGGGAGATAACGGTTACTTCTACATTTCATATTACGATAAAAGCATTTTCCTCAATGAATTCCTGCGCTCATTCGCAGTGGTTTTCAACAGCAGCGTAAGATTTGAGAGAAATTATCAGTATGATTTGGGTTTCACGAATTTCCTGCACAACGGCACCTCTTCTGCCCGCTACAGGAACGTTTTCAATGCAAGCGACAATGAACTGCTGGCCGGAGTATCCACATACTTTGAAAAGGACAGCAATTGGGAACTGGACATTTATGTAAACGATGCCTTGAAATTAACTCAGGAAGGCTATTCCAAATCCGGCTACTGGACAATTGAGTTAAGTGACATGATATCCCTGAAGCCGGGAGATAAATTTGAAGTAATGTTTGAAATAACCGGCGAGGATGTTGGCGTGCCGATAAGCAACACGGAATCATTTGCTAGAAAATATTACGCAAATAATGTCTCATTCATAAGTTTTGACGGTGAATCATGGATTGATTTAAGCAACTATACCTGGCAATCTCCAACGTCCTCAATAACCACTCAGGTCGCATGCATCAAGGCGTTCACTATTTTAACTCCTCTCAATACCACATTGTCATTAGCGGCCGGGGATGATGGCGTGACTGCTCATGTCGCTGACCAGTACGGTCATGACCTTATGTCCGGTAAAGTCGTGTTCAACATTTCCGGCGAGGTGATTGAGGCCGATGTTGCGCAGGATGTTTGCCTGGCGCCCGGCGAGTATTATATCGAAGCGGCATATGCCGGAGATTGCAATTACGGACCTTCGAAAAGCGATGGAATATTCGTTATCTCAAAAAGGTCATTCGCTGCAAATGTCACCCAAAACGCTTCACTCGTTAGCGTTGAAGTTCCTGAAGATGCAACGGGCAATATTTCATTGTCTGTCTGTGATGAAACCCTTGTCTCACCTATTGAAAACGGAACTGCGTCATTTGACTTGAGCGGCATTCCTTCCGGCGACTACAATGCGACCGTCAGCTATGGCGGAGATGATTTCTACTGCGGATTTGAAATCGTCTGTCCGCTTTCCATTGAAGATGAATTCGTTTTAACTGCGGACGATTTAACCAAATACTATGGCGGGCCTGAAAGATTCGCCGCAAGCCTCACGGACCGTGAAGGCAAAGCCGTTTCAAATGCCAGCATAACCATTTCCCTTAACGGCGTTGATTATATTCGGCTCAGCGATGAAAACGGTTCGGTGTCAATGGCAGTTAATTTAAATTCCGGCGAATATCCGGTCGTTGTCAGTTACAACGGAACTTCCGTAAATGCGACAATCACTGTCTTGGCTGGCGTCAACGGAACAGATGTCGTTAAAGTGTTCAGAAACGCCACGCAGTACTGCGCCACTTTCCGTGACAGTGAAGGCAACTACCTGAAAGAAGGTACTGCAGTCAGATTTAACATCAACGGCGTAATGTATGATCGTAAGGTATCCGGCAATTGCGGTATGGCAAGGTTAAACATCAATCTGGAGCAGGGAGAATACGTTATCACTGCAATAAATCCTGCAACCGGTGAAAACTCGGCGAATAACATTACCGTATTGTCCAGACTCGTTGAAAACGCAGACATTGTCAAATACTACAGAAACGCAACGCAGTACACAGTTCTGGTAATTGGTGATGACGGAAAGCCTGTGGGCGCCGGCGTAACCGTTAAGTTCAATATCAACGGCGTCTTTTATGGGCGAGTTACTGATGAGTCTGGCATTGCCAAGCTGAACATTAACCTGCAGCCCGGTGACTATATCATAACTGCTGAGTATGGGGGATGCATGGTTTCAAACTACATTATTGTTCTTCCAGTCCTCTCTGCCGATAACCTGATTAAAAAACAGGGTACTCCAGATCAGTTCGTTGCAGCGCTTGTTGATGGTACGGGAGCTCCTTATCCCGGTCAAAGCGTGACATTC